One window of the Arthrobacter sp. D5-1 genome contains the following:
- a CDS encoding proline--tRNA ligase, with protein sequence MVLRLSQLFLRTLREDPVDAEVASHKLLVRAGYIRRAAPGIYTWLPLGLSVLRKVEEIIRQEMSAIGAQEVHFPALLPREPYEATNRWTEYGEGLFRLQDRKGADYLLAPTHEEMFTLLVKDLYSSYKDLPLSLYQIQNKYRDEARPRAGLLRGREFIMKDSYSFDIDDAGLDASYAAHRAAYLKIFERLGLEVIPVAATAGAMGGSKSEEFLFPTEIGEDTFVRSAGGYYANVEAVTTVVPEEIDFTNAPAAQVLDTPNTPTIDTLVAAANQLAPRSEADGGAWTAADTLKNVVLAVTLPTGERQIVVIGVPGDRGVDLKRVEANIGSHLPIAGEIGLEAANEEDLKKLPWLVKGYIGPGLSLDQPLLGLEGSSKVLFLVDPRVVSGTSWVTGANAEGKHVFGLVAGRDFTWDGVIESTEVRAGDPAPDGSGPLETARGIEMGHIFQLGRKYAAALDLKVLDQNGKQQVVTMGSYGVGVTRAVAALAEANHDDRGLVWPRSVAPADVHVVAVGRGDEIFEAAEKLSAELEAAGLDVIFDDRPKVSPGVKFGDAELVGVPTILAVGRGLVDGVVEVKDRRSGEAENVAVDKAVDYVVNSVRNR encoded by the coding sequence GTGGTCCTTCGCCTTTCCCAGTTATTCCTGCGCACCCTGCGTGAAGATCCCGTTGACGCTGAGGTCGCCAGCCACAAGCTCCTGGTCCGCGCCGGCTACATCCGCCGCGCAGCACCCGGCATCTATACGTGGCTGCCGCTGGGACTGAGTGTCCTGCGCAAGGTAGAAGAGATCATCCGTCAGGAAATGTCGGCCATCGGCGCCCAGGAAGTCCACTTCCCGGCGCTGCTGCCCCGCGAGCCCTACGAGGCCACCAACCGCTGGACCGAATACGGCGAAGGCCTGTTCCGCCTCCAGGACCGTAAGGGCGCGGACTATCTTCTTGCCCCCACGCACGAGGAAATGTTCACGCTCCTGGTGAAGGACCTGTACTCCTCGTACAAGGACCTGCCGCTGAGCCTCTACCAGATCCAGAACAAGTACCGCGATGAAGCACGCCCCCGGGCCGGCCTCCTCCGTGGCCGTGAGTTCATCATGAAGGACTCGTACTCCTTCGACATTGACGACGCCGGTTTGGATGCCAGCTACGCCGCCCACCGCGCCGCCTACCTGAAAATCTTTGAGCGCCTCGGCCTCGAAGTCATCCCCGTTGCTGCCACCGCCGGTGCCATGGGTGGCTCCAAGAGCGAGGAATTCCTTTTCCCCACCGAGATCGGCGAGGACACGTTCGTGCGCTCGGCGGGTGGCTACTACGCCAACGTCGAGGCCGTGACCACCGTTGTCCCGGAGGAGATCGATTTCACCAACGCACCGGCCGCCCAGGTCCTGGACACCCCGAACACTCCCACCATTGATACCTTGGTGGCCGCAGCCAACCAGTTGGCTCCGCGCAGCGAGGCTGACGGCGGCGCCTGGACTGCCGCTGACACGCTCAAGAACGTTGTCCTTGCCGTGACCCTGCCAACGGGTGAGCGCCAGATCGTGGTGATCGGTGTCCCCGGCGACCGCGGAGTGGACCTCAAGCGCGTGGAAGCCAACATCGGCTCACACCTGCCGATTGCCGGCGAGATCGGCCTCGAGGCTGCCAACGAAGAGGACCTCAAGAAGCTGCCGTGGCTGGTTAAGGGCTACATCGGCCCCGGCCTGTCCCTGGACCAGCCTCTGCTGGGCCTTGAGGGCTCGTCCAAAGTGCTGTTCCTGGTGGATCCCCGTGTCGTCTCCGGTACCAGCTGGGTTACAGGCGCCAACGCCGAGGGCAAGCATGTCTTTGGGCTGGTCGCCGGCCGCGACTTCACGTGGGATGGCGTCATTGAAAGCACCGAAGTGCGTGCAGGCGACCCCGCCCCGGATGGATCCGGTCCGCTGGAGACCGCCCGCGGCATCGAAATGGGCCACATCTTCCAGCTCGGCCGCAAGTATGCCGCGGCCTTGGACTTGAAGGTGCTGGACCAGAACGGCAAGCAGCAGGTTGTCACCATGGGCTCCTACGGCGTTGGTGTTACGCGCGCAGTGGCCGCCTTGGCTGAAGCAAACCATGACGACCGCGGCCTCGTCTGGCCGCGCTCAGTGGCTCCGGCAGATGTCCATGTGGTGGCCGTAGGCCGTGGCGATGAAATCTTCGAGGCTGCTGAAAAGCTCTCCGCTGAGCTTGAAGCTGCCGGCCTGGACGTTATTTTCGACGACCGTCCGAAGGTTTCTCCCGGTGTAAAGTTCGGCGATGCCGAGCTGGTTGGCGTGCCCACCATCCTGGCCGTTGGCCGGGGACTTGTAGACGGTGTGGTGGAAGTCAAGGATCGCCGCAGCGGCGAAGCCGAGAACGTTGCGGTGGACAAAGCCGTGGACTACGTGGTCAACTCCGTACGAAACCGGTGA
- a CDS encoding TSUP family transporter translates to MISGFESIQLTTLILIVVAGFAAGWVDAVVGGGGLIQLPALLLVPGITPVQALATNKMGSIFGTTTSAVTYYRRVGPDLKTAVPMAVIALAGSFGGAILAASLPASVFKPIIVVALIAVAIFTALRPRAGELTALRHDGHKHYVVACLIGAVIGFYDGLIGPGTGSFLVIALVSAMGYAFLEASAKAKIVNMATNAGALIFFLPHGSLLWGVGLVLGLANMAGGYLGARTAVAKGSSFVRVVFLIVVAALIIKLGVDVWNENFAA, encoded by the coding sequence GTGATTTCCGGCTTCGAATCAATCCAGCTCACCACTCTCATCCTGATTGTGGTGGCTGGATTCGCCGCCGGTTGGGTGGACGCTGTTGTAGGGGGCGGGGGACTGATCCAGCTTCCCGCCCTGCTGCTGGTTCCCGGCATCACGCCGGTGCAGGCCTTGGCCACCAACAAGATGGGGTCCATTTTCGGCACCACCACCAGCGCCGTGACGTATTACCGGCGCGTGGGACCCGATCTCAAAACAGCCGTGCCCATGGCGGTCATCGCGTTGGCGGGGAGCTTCGGTGGGGCCATCCTGGCCGCTTCGCTGCCTGCCAGTGTGTTCAAGCCGATCATCGTGGTGGCATTGATCGCCGTCGCCATTTTCACTGCCTTGCGCCCCCGCGCCGGAGAGTTGACTGCCCTCCGCCACGACGGCCACAAGCACTACGTGGTGGCATGCCTCATAGGCGCCGTCATTGGCTTCTATGACGGTCTGATCGGCCCTGGCACCGGCTCTTTCCTGGTGATCGCCCTGGTTTCGGCCATGGGTTACGCGTTCCTGGAAGCCAGCGCCAAGGCGAAGATCGTCAATATGGCCACCAACGCCGGCGCCCTGATCTTTTTCCTTCCCCACGGCTCCCTGCTGTGGGGCGTAGGGCTGGTCCTGGGCCTGGCCAATATGGCCGGCGGCTATCTTGGTGCACGCACCGCCGTAGCCAAGGGGAGCAGTTTTGTACGCGTTGTCTTCCTGATCGTAGTTGCGGCGTTGATCATCAAGCTCGGCGTCGACGTCTGGAATGAGAACTTCGCGGCCTGA
- a CDS encoding VIT family protein, translated as MASPDTATVHENEPHRDDLAHRLNWLRAGVLGANDGIVSVAAIVVGVAGATTSTGSILAAGTAGLVGGAISMALGEYVSVSSQSDTQKALIEKERLELAQQPEDELNELAAIYESKGLSARTARAVAEELTEHDALAAHLSAELNIHEDDIVSPWNAAFASAVAFTLGAILPMLAILLPPPELRVPLTFVAVLLALAITGAVGAWIGGASRFRAAFRVVLGGALALAATFSLGTLLGASGVF; from the coding sequence ATGGCTTCCCCAGACACTGCCACCGTGCACGAGAACGAACCCCACCGGGATGACTTGGCCCACCGGTTGAACTGGTTGCGGGCCGGGGTCCTGGGCGCCAATGACGGGATTGTGTCCGTTGCTGCGATCGTGGTGGGCGTGGCAGGTGCCACCACCAGCACCGGCAGCATCCTTGCCGCCGGTACCGCGGGCCTGGTGGGTGGCGCCATTTCCATGGCCTTGGGTGAATATGTCTCCGTCAGCAGCCAGAGCGACACCCAGAAGGCGCTGATCGAGAAGGAACGCCTCGAACTGGCCCAGCAACCCGAGGACGAACTCAACGAGCTGGCGGCCATCTACGAGTCCAAGGGACTCAGTGCCAGGACTGCCCGGGCGGTTGCCGAGGAGCTCACGGAGCACGATGCCCTGGCCGCCCATCTCTCTGCGGAGCTGAACATCCACGAGGACGACATTGTGAGCCCGTGGAATGCGGCGTTCGCCTCCGCTGTGGCGTTCACTTTGGGGGCCATACTGCCCATGCTGGCCATCCTCCTGCCTCCCCCGGAGCTCCGGGTACCGCTGACCTTCGTGGCGGTCCTGCTTGCCTTGGCGATCACCGGAGCTGTTGGCGCCTGGATCGGTGGCGCTTCCCGGTTCCGTGCGGCCTTCCGGGTGGTGCTGGGCGGCGCGTTGGCCCTGGCTGCCACGTTCTCCCTGGGAACGCTCTTGGGTGCCAGCGGCGTTTTCTAG
- a CDS encoding aminoglycoside phosphotransferase family protein — protein sequence MTLHAMIPIPGDLHARYNRDSAGRDWLASLPGLISDALDRWQLSVDLAPGTEPWNGHGALVVPVLQNGAPSALKIAYPHDEAQVERHALALWDGHGAVRLLAADAPSCTMLLERLEASRWLQDAPMDHARDAWGAVLRRLSIQPDERLEWRALEHIAATAERWSDELPAEWERLDRPFPRWLLEAALEVCQTRGAVGRRSGRDVLVHTDLHFMNILAVPSGNRQLRGDYLAIDPQPQIGEAEFAVAPVLWNRIHDLSRTAPEAALRERCHDFSVAAGLDPEAARQWSIAREVDNALWYAGTPGHGGDLARSLWVASTLAGRTLDGLPRVHEIPDPGATAH from the coding sequence GTGACCCTTCACGCGATGATTCCCATTCCGGGCGACCTCCACGCCCGGTACAACCGCGACTCCGCGGGACGCGACTGGCTGGCCAGCCTTCCGGGACTTATCTCCGACGCCCTGGACCGGTGGCAGCTCTCAGTTGACCTGGCACCCGGCACCGAACCATGGAACGGCCATGGAGCGCTGGTGGTGCCGGTCCTCCAGAACGGCGCCCCGTCCGCGCTGAAGATCGCCTACCCGCACGACGAAGCCCAGGTGGAGCGCCACGCCCTGGCACTGTGGGATGGTCACGGCGCGGTCCGCCTGCTGGCAGCGGATGCTCCCAGTTGCACCATGCTCCTTGAACGGCTGGAGGCCTCCCGCTGGCTCCAGGACGCCCCCATGGATCACGCGAGGGACGCCTGGGGCGCCGTCCTGCGCCGGCTCTCCATCCAACCTGACGAGCGCCTGGAGTGGCGGGCCTTGGAGCACATTGCCGCAACTGCCGAGCGATGGAGCGATGAGCTGCCGGCGGAGTGGGAACGCCTGGACCGGCCATTTCCCAGGTGGCTGCTGGAAGCGGCGCTGGAAGTATGCCAGACGCGTGGCGCCGTGGGACGCCGCTCGGGGAGGGATGTCCTGGTTCACACGGACCTCCACTTCATGAACATCCTTGCTGTCCCCAGTGGCAACCGGCAGCTCCGTGGCGACTACCTGGCCATCGATCCGCAACCACAGATTGGTGAGGCCGAGTTCGCTGTGGCGCCGGTTTTGTGGAACCGGATCCATGACCTCTCCCGAACGGCCCCGGAGGCTGCGTTGCGGGAGCGTTGCCACGATTTCAGCGTCGCCGCGGGGCTCGATCCCGAGGCTGCCCGGCAATGGAGCATTGCCCGCGAGGTGGACAATGCTCTTTGGTACGCGGGGACTCCCGGTCACGGCGGAGACTTAGCGCGTTCTTTGTGGGTTGCCAGCACTCTTGCGGGCCGGACACTTGATGGCCTTCCACGGGTCCATGAGATCCCCGATCCCGGCGCTACGGCGCACTAG
- the rimP gene encoding ribosome maturation factor RimP, protein MSDSEATTSTHRSESNSTATIHNPEESRLKALLEPAVLASRLYLEDVSIHVAGSHRTVHVVVDLPQEETGGVSLDAIADVSRGLSDILDNDPHDDGRPYDLEVSSPGVSRPLTEPRHWHRARGRMVRVNVIQGDNLLGRIASVEDDGVTLIPEHEVKKGMKPKQGDPITIPFDRIRQGKVEIEFSHLHEAALADEHNGPSEEA, encoded by the coding sequence GTGAGTGACTCGGAAGCCACGACTTCAACACACCGTTCTGAATCCAACTCAACGGCCACCATCCACAACCCGGAAGAGAGCAGGCTTAAGGCGCTGCTTGAACCGGCTGTCCTTGCCAGCAGGCTCTACCTCGAGGATGTTTCCATCCACGTTGCCGGTTCACACCGCACGGTCCACGTCGTCGTGGACCTGCCGCAGGAGGAGACCGGCGGTGTCAGCCTTGACGCCATTGCGGATGTCTCACGCGGGCTGTCCGATATCCTGGACAACGATCCCCATGACGACGGACGTCCGTATGACCTTGAGGTTTCTTCGCCGGGCGTCAGCCGCCCCTTGACCGAACCGCGCCACTGGCACCGGGCCCGGGGCCGCATGGTCCGGGTCAACGTGATCCAGGGGGACAATCTCCTGGGCCGCATCGCCTCGGTGGAGGATGACGGCGTGACGTTGATCCCCGAACACGAGGTCAAGAAGGGCATGAAGCCCAAGCAAGGCGACCCCATCACTATTCCTTTCGACAGGATCCGCCAAGGAAAAGTCGAGATTGAATTCAGCCACCTCCACGAGGCTGCGCTGGCAGACGAGCACAACGGACCTTCTGAGGAGGCCTAA
- a CDS encoding aspartate dehydrogenase domain-containing protein — protein MTLTVALIGSGAIGSRIVELLDAGTVPGARLAGVVPHGKAGAGFSFDDALEVADVVVECAGVAAVAEFGPRTVAAGTDLLVTSIGALCDQSLRTKLLDDGPGRTFLTTGALGGLDAITAASAGGTIHRITLESRKLPAALVQPWMDGETKERLLAATRPMELLRGGPADLIKAFPKSTNVVSALALAAGNWDVVEAVLIADPGAGQTSHHVVAETSLGTFDLCVTNEASPGNPASSALVPHAVVRGLKSLANASGSFI, from the coding sequence ATGACACTCACCGTAGCCCTGATCGGGTCCGGGGCCATCGGCTCGAGGATCGTGGAACTGCTCGACGCCGGGACAGTCCCTGGCGCCAGGCTCGCCGGAGTTGTGCCGCACGGCAAGGCCGGGGCAGGGTTCAGCTTCGACGACGCCTTGGAAGTGGCGGATGTCGTGGTGGAGTGCGCCGGCGTCGCCGCCGTCGCGGAATTCGGCCCCCGTACCGTAGCGGCAGGCACGGACCTGCTGGTCACCTCGATAGGCGCCTTGTGCGACCAGTCCCTGCGGACGAAACTGCTCGACGACGGTCCAGGCCGGACGTTCCTCACCACCGGCGCCTTGGGCGGACTGGACGCGATCACAGCCGCCTCCGCCGGCGGCACCATTCACCGCATCACCCTGGAGTCGCGAAAACTGCCCGCCGCCCTGGTCCAGCCGTGGATGGACGGGGAAACCAAAGAACGGCTGCTCGCCGCGACCCGGCCCATGGAGCTTCTGCGGGGCGGCCCTGCGGACTTGATCAAGGCCTTCCCTAAATCCACCAACGTGGTGTCCGCGCTTGCCTTGGCCGCTGGCAACTGGGACGTGGTGGAGGCTGTGCTCATCGCAGATCCGGGCGCCGGCCAGACATCCCACCACGTGGTGGCGGAGACCAGCCTGGGTACGTTCGATCTCTGCGTCACCAATGAGGCATCCCCCGGTAACCCAGCCTCCAGCGCGTTGGTGCCTCACGCCGTCGTCCGCGGTCTGAAATCGCTGGCCAATGCCAGCGGCAGTTTCATCTGA
- a CDS encoding DUF4439 domain-containing protein, giving the protein MSGQTSEKQRTPPWGRALLVTVVALLVAGTGIVLIPRDSGTPPPVPFSEAARAGALEDTLQLRESAATLSSSAGQGADQTALKDAVTLLTTQARALLVPSEATPSATATTAGRADGTTRSAFVAALSASGTQRLADAYEADGGIARLLAAVGSAQVLGAEKLAGAWQLPIPKDAAASKTPIAAATPPTAPCPSVSPTPEPTSATTDASLAADASLAATVRIHQEAVYAYQVALKRLDTASAGTAAKGLAAHELLLQQVEALTRANCGDVPASEAGYRLPEQFAQDPAAALAAMESSALPVMGDLVALSTGGTRAWAVDGLLAAARRSLAWGADVPALPGLTLDAGELPPLPTPGSAGGSATGPASGSASTTPSTGSTMKGSAPPPAG; this is encoded by the coding sequence GTGAGCGGGCAGACAAGCGAAAAACAACGAACACCACCCTGGGGCCGCGCCCTGCTGGTTACCGTGGTGGCATTGCTCGTCGCAGGGACCGGAATAGTGCTTATTCCGCGTGATTCCGGCACTCCCCCGCCCGTCCCCTTCTCCGAAGCCGCCCGTGCGGGTGCGCTGGAGGACACTCTGCAACTTCGCGAATCGGCCGCCACCCTGTCTTCGTCCGCCGGCCAGGGTGCTGACCAGACCGCACTCAAGGACGCTGTGACTTTGCTGACAACGCAGGCTCGCGCCCTCCTGGTTCCATCCGAAGCAACTCCCTCCGCCACCGCGACCACTGCCGGCAGAGCAGACGGCACCACGCGTTCCGCCTTTGTTGCCGCTTTGTCCGCAAGCGGAACCCAGCGCCTGGCAGACGCCTACGAGGCCGACGGCGGCATCGCCCGGCTCCTCGCCGCCGTGGGATCCGCCCAAGTGCTGGGGGCCGAAAAGCTGGCTGGTGCGTGGCAGTTGCCGATCCCGAAGGATGCCGCGGCATCCAAGACCCCAATAGCTGCCGCCACGCCGCCGACGGCACCGTGCCCTTCGGTCAGCCCCACGCCCGAGCCAACGTCCGCCACCACCGACGCATCCTTGGCAGCTGACGCATCCTTGGCAGCTACGGTCCGCATACATCAGGAAGCGGTCTACGCGTACCAGGTGGCGCTCAAACGGCTGGACACTGCTTCCGCCGGCACCGCGGCCAAGGGCCTTGCAGCCCACGAACTGCTGCTCCAGCAGGTGGAGGCGCTGACCCGGGCCAACTGCGGGGACGTACCTGCCAGCGAAGCCGGATACCGTCTTCCGGAACAGTTCGCGCAGGACCCCGCCGCTGCCCTGGCTGCGATGGAATCGTCGGCTCTTCCGGTAATGGGGGACTTGGTTGCCCTGTCCACGGGTGGGACGCGGGCATGGGCGGTGGACGGCCTCCTTGCCGCTGCCCGCAGGAGCCTGGCGTGGGGTGCGGACGTGCCTGCCCTGCCAGGTCTGACGCTCGACGCCGGGGAGTTGCCGCCGCTGCCGACGCCCGGTTCAGCGGGCGGTTCAGCGACGGGTCCAGCGTCCGGCTCCGCCTCCACCACACCATCCACCGGGTCCACCATGAAGGGGTCCGCGCCTCCTCCCGCCGGATAG